Proteins from a single region of Xenopus laevis strain J_2021 chromosome 9_10S, Xenopus_laevis_v10.1, whole genome shotgun sequence:
- the LOC108703091 gene encoding cytoglobin isoform X1 yields MVQNIRKSGGIGKNSCYQQYPLCACCLEEQTPCIASGLRFHLFTTYPQTKVYFKNFKNMDTLEEMQVHPGIQMHGKRVMGALNHVIENLNNWDVVSSALTDLAKRHQDVHEVEVNNFQLLFLVILSVFKEALGAQFTPGHRKSWEKLFSITYNFLDSQYTKSDSK; encoded by the exons ATGGTGCAAAATATACGCAAATCCGGAGGAATCGGGAAAAACAGTTGTTATCAG CAATATCCCTTGTGTGCATGTTGTTTAGAAGAACAGACGCCTTGCATCGCTAGTGGGCTCAGGTTTCA CCTATTTACGACGTATCCCCAGACAAAAGTCTATTTCAAGAATTTCAAAAACATGGACACACTGGAAGAGATGCAGGTGCATCCCGGAATTCAGATGCATGGAAAGAGAGTTATGGGAGCCTTAAACCATGTCATTGAGAATTTGAATAACTGGGATGTCGTGAGCAGTGCTTTAACTGATTTAGCAAAAAGGCACCAAGATGTGCACGAGGTGGAAGTCAACAACTTTCAG TTGCTGTTTCTGGTCATATTGAGCGTCTTCAAAGAAGCCCTTGGAGCCCAATTTACTCCAGGGCACCGTAAATCCTGGGAGAAACTTTTCTCTATAACCTACAACTTCTTAGACAGCCAATACACAAAATCAGATTCCAAATAA
- the hbd.S gene encoding hemoglobin larval subunit beta-1 produces the protein MVHLSADEKSAINAVWSKVNIENDGHDALTRLLVVFPWTQRYFSSFGNLSNVAAISGNAKVRAHGKKVLSAVDESIHHLDDIKNFLSVLSTKHAEELHVDPENFKRLADVLVIVLAGKLGAAFTPQVQAAWEKFSAGLVAALSHGYF, from the exons ATGGTGCACCTGTCAGCTGATGAGAAATCCGCCATTAACGCCGTATGGTCAAAGGTCAACATTGAAAATGATGGCCATGATGCCCTGACCAG GCTGCTGGTTGTGTTTCCCTGGACCCAGAGGTATTTCAGCAGCTTTGGAAACCTATCCAATGTGGCTGCCATCTCTGGAAATGCCAAGGTTCGTGCCCATGGCAAGAAGGTTTTGTCTGCCGTCGATGAATCCATCCACCATTTAGATGATATCAAGAACTTCCTCTCTGTACTGAGCACGAAGCACGCTGAGGAACTCCACGTGGACCCTGAAAACTTCAAG CGTCTTGCTGATGTGCTGGTGATTGTCTTGGCTGGCAAACTGGGAGCTGCCTTCACTCCTCAAGTCCAGGCTGCTTGGGAGAAATTCAGCGCTGGGCTGGTGGCTGCTCTTAGCCATGGCTACttctaa
- the LOC108703091 gene encoding cytoglobin isoform X2, with the protein MADLTAADKENINEVWCKIYANPEESGKTVVISLFTTYPQTKVYFKNFKNMDTLEEMQVHPGIQMHGKRVMGALNHVIENLNNWDVVSSALTDLAKRHQDVHEVEVNNFQLLFLVILSVFKEALGAQFTPGHRKSWEKLFSITYNFLDSQYTKSDSK; encoded by the exons ATGGCTGATTTAACAGCAGCTGACAAAGAGAACATTAATGAGGTATGGTGCAAAATATACGCAAATCCGGAGGAATCGGGAAAAACAGTTGTTATCAG CCTATTTACGACGTATCCCCAGACAAAAGTCTATTTCAAGAATTTCAAAAACATGGACACACTGGAAGAGATGCAGGTGCATCCCGGAATTCAGATGCATGGAAAGAGAGTTATGGGAGCCTTAAACCATGTCATTGAGAATTTGAATAACTGGGATGTCGTGAGCAGTGCTTTAACTGATTTAGCAAAAAGGCACCAAGATGTGCACGAGGTGGAAGTCAACAACTTTCAG TTGCTGTTTCTGGTCATATTGAGCGTCTTCAAAGAAGCCCTTGGAGCCCAATTTACTCCAGGGCACCGTAAATCCTGGGAGAAACTTTTCTCTATAACCTACAACTTCTTAGACAGCCAATACACAAAATCAGATTCCAAATAA